The following DNA comes from Bacteroidota bacterium.
GCTCCATCCACGCGACCGTGACCCACGCGACCGTGACCCACGCGACCGTGACCCACGCGACCGTGACCCACGCGACCGTGACCCACGCGACCGTGACCCACGCGACCGTGACCCACGCGACCGTGACCCACGCGACCGTGACCCACGCGACCGTGACCCACGCGACCGTGACCCGCCCGGAGCACAGCTACCCTGAGTACGTGTCCACCGCCGCCCGCTCGCCCTTCAGCAACTTCATGCTCTCGGTACGTTCGTTCCCCTAGCGCGGCACCCCTAACGTCACCACGGGCATAGCGCAACGACTGGTTCGCTGCCGCTCGGCGTCAACCCATAGTGAATCCTTTGGAAAAGCGCTTCCGAAATTGATCCGGCACCTTTTGTGTAGGGGACATGTTCGTACCATTAATGCTTTCCCCTAAACCCCTCCGGCTGCTCCTGACCCATGCTGACGCTTCTGACGACGCTTCTTCTCAGCTACCTCCTGGGCTCGATCCCGTCGAGCATCATCGCGGGAAAGCTGCACGGGATCGACATCCGGCAGCACGGCAGCGGCAACGCGGGAGCGACGAACACCTTCCGGGTCCTCGGCTCGAAGGTCGGCGCGGCGGTGATGCTCTTCGACATGTTCAAGGGGTTTGCGGCAACGCGCTTCCTCTCGCAGATCCGCATCGACGGGATGCTGGTCGTGGGCGACGCCACCATGAGCGCTCCGTTCCTGATGGTGCTCTGCGGCCTCATGGCGATGTTTGGTCACATCTGGACTGTGTTCGCTGGCTTCAAGGGTGGCAAGGGCGTCGCCACGGGCGGCGGCATGCTGCTCGGCCTCGTCCCGACGGCGGTGCTGATCGCGCTCGTGCTCTTCAGCATCATCGTCTACGCCACGCGCTACGTCTCGCTCGGCTCGATCCTCGCTACCGCCTCGATCCCGGTGGTGCTGGTCGTGCAGCACTTCATCGTGGGCGACCTCGTGGCCCTGCCGATCTTCGTCTTCTGCGCGCTCGTGCCGTTCTTCATCGCGTTCACGCACCGCGCCAACATTCAGCGACTCCTGGCCGGCACCGAGAGCCGCATCGGCAGACCGAAGACGGCATAGGTGTACCGTTCCTGGCTCTTCCAGCGGAGCCTGAGCCCTGTGCGCAGACGCCCTTACCTCGGCGACCGAGTAGTCGAGAGGCCTCATCCTTCAAGGAGCAGTGCCTTCAAGGAGCAGGGCGGTCACCTCTGCAAGGTCGCGGCCTACGAGATCGGGCGCGTTGTAATGCGAGCGGTAGGTCTTGCCCTGGCGGGCCACGTAGGCGCCGTGGAGACCCGCACGCAGCGCCCCGTGGATGTCCCAGTCGTGCGCGGCAACCATGCGGAGATCAGCTGGTACACCACCAAGCTGACCTGCTGCCCACCGGTAGGGCTCGGCGGCTGGCTTGAATCGCTCCACAGACTCGACGGAGAAGACCGCCTCGAAGTAGGCGTGCAGCCCCGCGTGGTGAAGCTGCGCGTCGGCCACGGCCTGCGCCGAGTTGGTGAGCGCCGCGAGCCGGTACCCAGCTGCCTTCAGCCGCTCCAGCGCAGGCACCACGTCGGGATGCGGATCCAGGTGCTGCATCTGGGTGAGCACAGCCTCACGGTCGACCGGGCTGAGCGCGACGCCGAGGTCGTCTGCCATCGCCTGCAGCGTCTCCCCGGCTAAGGTGCCAAAGTCGGTGTAAGCCTCGGTGAGCGTGCACACCGTTGAGGCGTGGAGCAGGCG
Coding sequences within:
- the plsY gene encoding glycerol-3-phosphate 1-O-acyltransferase PlsY, with protein sequence MLTLLTTLLLSYLLGSIPSSIIAGKLHGIDIRQHGSGNAGATNTFRVLGSKVGAAVMLFDMFKGFAATRFLSQIRIDGMLVVGDATMSAPFLMVLCGLMAMFGHIWTVFAGFKGGKGVATGGGMLLGLVPTAVLIALVLFSIIVYATRYVSLGSILATASIPVVLVVQHFIVGDLVALPIFVFCALVPFFIAFTHRANIQRLLAGTESRIGRPKTA
- a CDS encoding haloacid dehalogenase type II encodes the protein MVPPRVLLFDVNETLLDLAALRPHFERVFGANAAGGMLPVWFARLLHASTVCTLTEAYTDFGTLAGETLQAMADDLGVALSPVDREAVLTQMQHLDPHPDVVPALERLKAAGYRLAALTNSAQAVADAQLHHAGLHAYFEAVFSVESVERFKPAAEPYRWAAGQLGGVPADLRMVAAHDWDIHGALRAGLHGAYVARQGKTYRSHYNAPDLVGRDLAEVTALLLEGTAP